The following are encoded together in the Dyella terrae genome:
- the ilvD gene encoding dihydroxy-acid dehydratase, which yields MRSDLIKTGPDRAPARAMLRATGLDDEAIAKPLVAVVHTWSNVSPCNLNLRELAVHVADGIRAAGGTPVEFNTIAVTDGIAMGTPGMRASLISREVITDSIELAVDGHCLDAMVVLCGCDKTIPAAAMAMARLDIPSVALYGGTIAHGTHDQHPITIQQVFEAVGAHGAGKIDDAELTAVERDACPGAGACGGQFTANTMAMVLTTLGLSPMGFNDIPATHPAKTAAAYRCGELVMECLRENRTPRAFLTETAFRNAARMVAATAGSTNAVLHLLAIAREADTRWTLEDFEPASKHTPVIADLLPGGRYTAVEMFGAGGAARVAQELITAGMLDDAPTVTGRSLFEETAAAPRAETQDVVHPVTQPLKPRGGYSILYGNLAPEGCILKLAGKGANHFEGRARVFESEEQAFAAVQGGTIEKGDVIVIRNEGPAGGPGMREMLGVTAALIGRGMGDDVALITDGRFSGATHGYMVGHIAPEAARGGPIALLREGDLIRIDADTRAISTTADLASRRAGWQPPAPKVTRGALAKYVSLVGSASDGATTQPIAPRSPSASASTHVYEDTTAGVTA from the coding sequence ATGCGTAGTGACCTGATCAAGACCGGCCCCGACCGCGCACCTGCACGCGCCATGTTGCGCGCCACCGGCCTGGACGATGAAGCCATCGCCAAGCCGCTGGTGGCCGTGGTGCACACGTGGTCCAACGTGAGCCCGTGTAACCTCAACCTGCGCGAGCTGGCCGTACACGTCGCCGATGGCATCCGCGCCGCCGGTGGCACACCCGTCGAGTTCAACACCATCGCGGTGACCGACGGCATCGCCATGGGCACGCCGGGTATGCGCGCCTCGCTGATCAGCCGCGAGGTGATCACCGACTCCATCGAGCTGGCGGTCGATGGCCATTGCCTGGATGCGATGGTGGTGCTGTGCGGCTGCGACAAGACCATCCCCGCTGCTGCGATGGCGATGGCTCGCCTCGACATCCCCAGCGTTGCGCTGTACGGCGGCACCATTGCGCACGGCACGCACGACCAACACCCCATCACCATCCAGCAGGTGTTTGAGGCCGTCGGCGCGCACGGCGCAGGCAAGATCGACGATGCGGAACTGACCGCCGTCGAGCGCGACGCCTGCCCGGGCGCGGGCGCCTGCGGTGGGCAATTCACCGCCAACACCATGGCGATGGTGCTCACCACGCTGGGCCTGTCCCCAATGGGCTTCAACGACATTCCCGCCACGCATCCAGCGAAGACGGCGGCCGCATACCGCTGCGGCGAGCTGGTGATGGAATGCCTGCGGGAGAACCGCACGCCGCGCGCATTCCTCACCGAAACCGCTTTCCGCAATGCGGCGCGCATGGTCGCTGCTACCGCCGGCTCCACCAACGCCGTGCTGCACCTGCTCGCCATCGCGCGCGAAGCAGACACGCGCTGGACACTGGAGGATTTCGAACCTGCGTCCAAGCACACGCCGGTGATCGCCGACCTGTTGCCGGGCGGGCGCTACACCGCCGTCGAAATGTTCGGCGCCGGCGGCGCGGCTCGCGTGGCGCAGGAACTGATCACCGCTGGCATGCTGGACGACGCACCCACCGTCACCGGCCGCAGCCTGTTCGAAGAAACCGCCGCCGCTCCACGCGCCGAGACGCAGGACGTGGTGCATCCGGTGACGCAGCCGCTGAAACCGCGCGGCGGCTACTCCATCCTCTACGGCAACCTCGCGCCGGAAGGCTGCATCCTCAAACTAGCTGGCAAGGGCGCCAACCATTTCGAAGGCCGCGCTCGCGTGTTCGAAAGCGAGGAACAGGCGTTCGCCGCCGTGCAGGGCGGCACCATCGAAAAGGGCGACGTCATCGTCATCCGCAACGAAGGTCCCGCCGGTGGCCCGGGCATGCGCGAGATGCTCGGCGTCACCGCCGCACTGATTGGCCGTGGCATGGGCGACGACGTTGCATTGATCACCGACGGCCGTTTCTCCGGCGCCACGCACGGCTACATGGTTGGCCATATCGCACCGGAAGCCGCACGTGGCGGCCCCATCGCCTTGCTACGCGAAGGTGACCTCATCCGCATCGACGCCGACACACGGGCGATCAGCACCACCGCCGATCTCGCCTCGCGCCGCGCAGGCTGGCAGCCGCCGGCACCCAAGGTCACGCGCGGCGCGCTGGCCAAGTATGTCTCCCTGGTCGGCTCCGCCTCCGACGGCGCCACCACGCAACCCATCGCACCACGCAGTCCATCCGCATCCGCTTCCACACACGTCTACGAAGACACGACCGCAGGAGTCACCGCATGA
- the ilvC gene encoding ketol-acid reductoisomerase, with translation MSSSTTNDSLAKARIAVLGFGSQGRAHALNLRDSGLDVVVGLRKNGPSWEKARAEGFTVAEPGDAVKDADLVAVLTPDMVQPTLYKESIEPNIKPGAALLFAHGFNVHFKQIDPRKDIDVVLVAPKGPGALVRREYEIGRGVPSIWAVHQDVSGQAEAKAKAYADGIGGGRALLIKTDFKEETETDLFGEQAVLCGGASSLVQAGFETLVEAGYQPEIAYYEVLHELKLIVDLFYEGGIARMLEFVSETAQYGDYVSGPRVIDAGTKARMKEVLKDIQDGTFANNWIAEYKAGLPNYKKFKQADLEHPVEQVGAKLRARMPWLQANAPKAAEPLKKVG, from the coding sequence ATGAGCAGCAGCACCACCAACGATTCGCTGGCCAAAGCCCGCATCGCCGTCCTTGGCTTCGGCAGCCAGGGCCGCGCCCACGCCCTCAACCTGCGCGACTCCGGTCTCGATGTGGTGGTTGGCCTGCGCAAGAACGGCCCCTCGTGGGAGAAGGCCCGCGCCGAAGGCTTCACCGTGGCCGAGCCGGGTGATGCGGTGAAGGACGCCGATCTCGTCGCCGTGCTCACGCCCGACATGGTGCAGCCCACGCTGTATAAGGAAAGCATCGAGCCGAACATCAAGCCCGGCGCGGCGCTGCTGTTTGCGCATGGTTTCAATGTGCACTTCAAGCAGATCGATCCGCGCAAGGATATCGACGTGGTCCTGGTCGCCCCGAAAGGCCCGGGCGCGCTAGTGCGTCGCGAGTACGAGATCGGTCGCGGTGTGCCCAGCATCTGGGCCGTGCATCAGGACGTCAGCGGCCAGGCGGAAGCCAAGGCCAAGGCCTATGCCGACGGCATCGGCGGCGGTCGCGCATTGCTGATCAAGACCGACTTCAAGGAAGAGACTGAAACCGATCTGTTCGGCGAACAGGCCGTGCTGTGCGGCGGCGCCAGCTCACTGGTGCAGGCCGGCTTCGAGACGCTGGTGGAAGCCGGTTATCAGCCGGAGATCGCCTATTACGAAGTGCTGCACGAACTGAAGCTGATCGTGGACTTGTTCTACGAAGGCGGCATCGCACGCATGCTGGAGTTTGTGTCCGAGACCGCGCAGTACGGCGATTACGTCAGCGGTCCGCGCGTGATCGACGCCGGCACCAAGGCGCGCATGAAGGAAGTGCTCAAGGACATCCAGGACGGCACCTTCGCCAACAACTGGATCGCCGAGTACAAGGCCGGCCTGCCGAACTACAAGAAGTTCAAGCAGGCAGACCTGGAGC